One Leptospira kirschneri serovar Cynopteri str. 3522 CT DNA segment encodes these proteins:
- a CDS encoding flagellar basal body-associated FliL family protein: MGDAEIDEEEGGLPAAEGGGGTSPIIKWLLYVAGAIFGIIIVAVIAMIVAKETATNTFTQMKNVALVKPPPPLANYNFTEEFRINTSDKGEAHFVKMKLAFGIAKEDQTLSAELAERNAQMRDLINLIVGRKSKDELINIEDQLDLREEIKAQVNHILTEGKIQEVYFTEFIVN; encoded by the coding sequence ATGGGTGACGCGGAAATAGACGAGGAAGAAGGTGGGCTCCCCGCCGCCGAGGGCGGTGGTGGAACGTCCCCCATCATCAAATGGTTGTTATATGTGGCGGGGGCCATTTTTGGAATTATCATTGTAGCGGTCATTGCAATGATCGTAGCAAAAGAAACGGCCACAAATACATTTACACAAATGAAGAATGTGGCTTTGGTAAAACCCCCTCCACCTTTAGCGAACTATAACTTTACGGAAGAATTTAGAATTAACACTTCCGACAAAGGAGAGGCTCACTTTGTAAAAATGAAATTAGCATTTGGAATTGCCAAGGAAGATCAAACCTTATCGGCGGAACTTGCAGAAAGAAATGCACAAATGAGGGATTTGATCAATTTGATTGTGGGAAGAAAGTCCAAAGACGAACTTATCAATATTGAAGATCAATTGGATCTGAGAGAAGAAATTAAGGCGCAAGTAAATCACATTCTTACCGAAGGAAAGATACAGGAAGTGTATTTTACTGAATTTATAGTTAATTGA
- the motB gene encoding flagellar motor protein MotB, producing the protein MAKSKCPECIQNIPEYMLTYGDMVTLLLCFFIMLYTTGKTNAIEMQIILSAFKTTTGFFDGGQTLSKGRLEEMGMNIESLPSQTTGKALSKSKQLATELFKPEVEAGKVKITEDERGLIISLVSADYFNPGSAILTDSIKIALRKASSLIKDLNRFVRVEGHCDANAVNPGVAPGKEERAYINNWDLAGARAINSTDYIINVEKLDPSWFQAVSFGAFRPLVVEYAGTPEAKAYNRRIDIVIMTEKSTKRSPYETNYGLPNTKIPGSESSVPGKE; encoded by the coding sequence ATGGCAAAATCGAAATGTCCGGAATGTATTCAGAATATTCCAGAGTATATGCTTACTTATGGAGACATGGTAACTTTGTTACTCTGTTTTTTTATCATGCTTTATACTACTGGAAAAACGAATGCGATCGAAATGCAGATCATCCTTTCCGCGTTTAAAACGACGACCGGATTTTTTGACGGAGGTCAGACTCTTTCCAAAGGAAGATTGGAAGAGATGGGAATGAATATAGAAAGTCTTCCTTCGCAAACGACCGGGAAAGCGCTTTCTAAATCAAAACAACTTGCAACTGAACTTTTTAAGCCGGAAGTGGAAGCCGGAAAAGTAAAGATTACGGAAGATGAAAGAGGTCTTATCATTTCACTTGTAAGTGCGGATTATTTCAATCCTGGTTCTGCAATTTTAACGGATTCAATTAAAATTGCTCTTAGAAAAGCGAGTTCGTTGATCAAGGATTTAAATCGTTTTGTGAGAGTGGAAGGACATTGTGATGCGAACGCTGTCAATCCAGGAGTAGCGCCTGGAAAAGAAGAAAGGGCTTATATCAACAATTGGGATTTAGCGGGAGCAAGGGCGATCAACTCTACTGATTATATCATTAACGTGGAAAAACTGGATCCATCTTGGTTTCAAGCTGTGAGTTTCGGAGCCTTTCGACCTTTGGTGGTGGAGTATGCCGGAACACCCGAAGCTAAAGCCTATAATCGAAGAATTGATATAGTAATTATGACGGAGAAATCCACAAAAAGAAGTCCATACGAAACTAATTATGGACTTCCAAATACTAAAATTCCCGGCTCAGAGTCGAGTGTACCTGGCAAAGAGTAA